From a region of the Hemitrygon akajei chromosome 16, sHemAka1.3, whole genome shotgun sequence genome:
- the LOC140740005 gene encoding immunoglobulin lambda-1 light chain-like: MRTLCFFWCLSLWLGSGESQTPTQPPTVSVSPGSTATLNCNIGTSDNHEVDWYKQTPGTGPQLVLYHYYSWSSPNYGPGFSSDRFTSTIDSAGTIYHLIIKNVEMSDAALYYCGKWVSSINNVVFGPGTKLFVADQQLPDPSVKLLGPSDEEISAKGSGTLVCLVSKLSIGFPVVSWTVNDSPTSSDVQTSGVTQNADKTFSLSSYLTVPGADWSSGKRYSCSVQQGETSTISATVTQSSC, translated from the exons ATGCGGACACTGTGTTTTTTCTGGTGTTTGTCACTGTGGCTGGGCT CTGGAGAATCCCAGACTCCGACTCAACCTCCGACCGTGTCGGTGAGTCCAGGATCCACGGCCACGCTGAATTGTAACATCGGAACAAGTGATAACCATGAAGTTGACTGGTATAAACAGACACCGGGAACAGGTCCACAGTTGGTGCTCTATCACTATTATTCCTGGAGTAGCCCAAACTACGGCCCTGGGTTTAGCAGCGACCGTTTCACATCGACAATCGACAGCGCCGGCACCATTTACCATCTGATCATAAAGAATGTGGAGATGAGTGACGCTGCTCTCTATTACTGTGGAAAGTGGGTTTCATCGATCAATAATGTCGTGTTCGGCCCAGGGACAAAACTCTTTGTTGCAG ATCAGCAGCTCCCGGACCCTTCAGTGAAACTACTTGGCCCGTCAGACGAGGAGATCTCCGCTAAAGGATCGGGCACCTTAGTTTGCCTGGTCAGTAAATTGTCGATAGGCTTTCCTGTCGTCAGCTGGACAGTGAACGACAGTCCGACGAGCAGTGACGTGCAAACCAGTGGGGTGACTCAGAACGCGGACAAAACCTTCAGTCTCAGCAGCTACCTGACGGTGCCCGGCGCAGACTGGAGCAGTGGGAAGAGGTACTCCTGCTCAGTTCAACAAGGAGAAACCTCGACAATATCCGCAACAGTCACACAATCCAGCTGTTAA